One window of Candidatus Regiella endosymbiont of Tuberolachnus salignus genomic DNA carries:
- the istB gene encoding IS21-like element helper ATPase IstB: MMEMENLLIRLKMDYLGDALESLCEEATKKALNYREFLQQALAQEWNGRHQKGLESRLKQARLPWIKTLEQFDFTFQPSIDRKIIRELAGLRFVEHHENVILLGPPGVGKTHLAIALAVKAATAGHRVLFMPLDRLCCTLMKAKQENRLERQLQQLCYARVLILDEIGYLPMNREEASLFFRLLSRRYEKASIILTSNKSFTDWGDVFGDHILATAILDRLLHHSTTLNIKGESYRLKNKRKAGMLPIKTTDIIQAPGIETQQEN, from the coding sequence CTGATGGAAATGGAAAACTTGTTGATACGGTTAAAAATGGATTACCTGGGCGATGCGTTGGAGAGTTTATGTGAAGAAGCCACCAAGAAAGCACTGAACTACCGTGAATTTCTCCAGCAGGCATTAGCCCAGGAATGGAACGGGCGTCACCAAAAAGGCTTGGAATCGCGGTTAAAACAAGCACGTTTGCCGTGGATAAAAACCTTGGAGCAATTTGACTTTACTTTCCAACCAAGTATAGACAGGAAAATTATCCGCGAGCTGGCGGGGCTGAGGTTTGTCGAACATCATGAAAACGTCATTTTGTTAGGCCCACCTGGGGTAGGGAAAACGCATTTGGCGATAGCGCTGGCTGTCAAGGCAGCTACAGCTGGGCATCGGGTATTGTTTATGCCTCTGGATAGACTCTGCTGTACCTTAATGAAGGCAAAGCAAGAAAACCGTCTGGAACGCCAACTTCAGCAACTGTGCTATGCCAGGGTATTAATACTGGATGAAATCGGGTATTTACCGATGAATCGCGAAGAAGCTAGCCTATTTTTCAGGTTATTGAGCCGTCGTTATGAAAAGGCGAGCATCATTCTCACATCAAATAAAAGTTTTACTGATTGGGGGGACGTATTCGGTGATCACATTTTAGCAACTGCGATTTTAGACAGGCTTTTACATCATTCAACCACATTGAATATTAAAGGAGAAAGCTATCGACTCAAAAATAAACGCAAAGCAGGCATGTTGCCTATAAAAACGACTGATATTATCCAGGCGCCTGGAATAGAAACCCAACAGGAAAATTAG
- the istA gene encoding IS21 family transposase, which yields MLRREDHYMIKQRHQQGAFIVDIAHQIGCSEKTVRRHISYPAPPTAKRGKKQVAKLEPFKDYIDSRLSEQVWNAAVIFEEIREKGYRGGSAMLRRYIHPKRPLRASKNTVRFETLPGYQLQHDWGEIIVEVAGSACTVNFAVNTLGFSRRFHVFAAPKQDAEHTYESLVRSFNYFGGSVKNVLVDNQKAAVIKHGQNGHIEFNAGFLQLANHYGFSPRACKPYRPQTKGKTERMVGYVKHNFFTRYRQFESFAHVNQLLAMWLAKVADQRHLRQFKQTPENRFAEEKIALMPLPATDFDTSYFDLRQVAWDSYIDVRGNRYSVPSFWCGRAVNIRIGLDNTLRIYGDEQLLATHLLQEVTQGWQKVPEHHQALWQQVNRVASRSLSVYEELL from the coding sequence ATGCTAAGAAGAGAGGACCACTACATGATAAAACAACGCCATCAACAGGGGGCATTTATTGTTGATATTGCCCATCAGATAGGGTGTTCAGAAAAAACGGTGAGACGGCACATTAGCTATCCTGCGCCGCCAACAGCAAAACGCGGTAAAAAACAGGTTGCTAAACTCGAGCCCTTTAAAGACTACATCGATTCAAGGTTGAGTGAACAGGTTTGGAATGCGGCGGTTATTTTTGAGGAAATCCGTGAAAAAGGCTACCGGGGTGGGAGTGCGATGCTCCGACGTTATATACATCCCAAACGTCCGCTCAGGGCCTCGAAAAACACGGTACGCTTTGAAACCCTCCCCGGTTATCAACTTCAACACGATTGGGGAGAAATCATCGTTGAGGTGGCAGGCTCTGCCTGTACGGTTAATTTTGCCGTTAATACGCTCGGTTTTTCGCGTCGCTTTCATGTCTTTGCTGCCCCTAAGCAAGATGCTGAGCACACGTATGAATCGCTGGTTCGCAGCTTCAATTACTTCGGTGGCAGCGTAAAAAATGTCTTGGTAGATAACCAAAAAGCCGCTGTTATCAAACATGGACAAAATGGCCACATCGAGTTCAATGCGGGCTTCCTGCAACTGGCTAATCACTATGGGTTTAGCCCTCGCGCCTGTAAGCCTTATCGACCGCAAACGAAAGGCAAAACCGAACGGATGGTGGGCTATGTTAAACACAATTTTTTCACTCGCTACCGTCAGTTTGAGAGTTTCGCTCATGTTAATCAACTGCTAGCGATGTGGCTGGCGAAAGTGGCAGACCAGCGTCATCTTCGTCAATTCAAGCAGACACCGGAAAATCGTTTTGCTGAGGAAAAAATAGCCTTGATGCCACTCCCTGCGACTGATTTCGATACCAGCTACTTCGACCTACGACAAGTGGCATGGGACAGCTATATCGATGTCAGAGGTAATCGCTATAGCGTGCCTTCATTCTGGTGTGGTCGTGCGGTTAATATTCGTATCGGTTTAGATAATACGCTACGTATTTACGGCGATGAGCAACTGCTCGCGACGCATCTCTTGCAGGAGGTAACGCAGGGCTGGCAAAAGGTGCCAGAACATCATCAAGCCCTTTGGCAACAGGTCAATCGAGTAGCGTCTCGTTCGCTCAGTGTGTATGAGGAGCTACTCTGA